One part of the Saprospiraceae bacterium genome encodes these proteins:
- the gcvT gene encoding glycine cleavage system aminomethyltransferase GcvT: MKNTPLTEIHIGLGAKMAEFAGYNMPITYSGIKEEHDAVRNHAGIFDVSHMGEFIIRGPQALDLVQKITSNDVSKLKIGQAQYSCMPNNDGGIVDDLLVYRLPIIMGSEELPSYLLVVNASNIQKDWDWISNHNTFDAIMINISDETGLLAVQGPKALNILQKLTAINLAAIEYYHFERGRLAGVDNVLISATGYTGSGGFELYANNKDIIHLWNEIMNAGKDSNILPTGLGARDTLRLEMGFCLYGNDINDTTSPLEAGLAWITKLDKDDFVGKSWMLKQKEKGITKKLVPIIVEDRRVPRHGYKVLDTNGNEIGEVTSGTQSPSLNIPIGMAYVPTNFSKTGTELKIQVGTKTIQAKVHKLPFYHKP, from the coding sequence ATGAAAAATACACCACTTACAGAAATTCATATTGGTTTGGGAGCCAAAATGGCAGAATTTGCAGGTTACAATATGCCAATCACATATTCAGGCATTAAGGAAGAACATGATGCCGTTAGAAATCATGCAGGTATTTTTGATGTTAGCCATATGGGTGAATTTATTATCCGTGGACCGCAGGCTTTGGATCTCGTTCAAAAAATTACCTCTAATGATGTTTCAAAATTAAAAATCGGTCAAGCTCAATATTCTTGCATGCCAAATAACGATGGTGGCATTGTCGATGATCTTTTAGTATATCGATTACCCATTATAATGGGTTCTGAAGAACTTCCTTCCTATTTATTGGTTGTAAATGCTTCGAATATTCAAAAAGATTGGGATTGGATTTCAAATCATAACACCTTTGATGCTATCATGATAAACATTTCGGATGAAACAGGTTTATTAGCAGTACAAGGACCCAAAGCATTAAATATTTTACAAAAACTTACAGCTATAAATTTGGCTGCAATTGAATATTATCATTTTGAAAGAGGCCGTTTGGCAGGAGTAGATAATGTATTAATATCTGCAACTGGTTACACAGGTTCTGGCGGATTTGAATTATATGCAAATAATAAAGATATTATTCATTTATGGAATGAAATAATGAATGCCGGAAAAGATTCAAACATACTACCAACAGGTTTAGGTGCAAGAGATACCTTGCGATTAGAAATGGGCTTTTGTTTATATGGAAATGATATTAATGATACAACTTCACCATTAGAAGCTGGATTAGCCTGGATAACAAAATTAGATAAAGATGATTTTGTAGGTAAAAGCTGGATGCTTAAACAAAAAGAAAAAGGAATTACAAAAAAATTAGTTCCAATTATTGTTGAAGACCGCAGAGTTCCAAGACATGGATACAAAGTTTTAGATACGAATGGAAATGAAATTGGAGAAGTTACTTCTGGTACTCAATCTCCGTCCCTTAATATTCCTATTGGAATGGCATATGTACCTACTAATTTCTCAAAAACAGGAACAGAATTGAAAATTCAAGTAGGCACTAAAACGATACAAGCAAAAGTTCATAAGTTGCCTTTTTACCATAAGCCTTGA